A region of Catharus ustulatus isolate bCatUst1 chromosome 9, bCatUst1.pri.v2, whole genome shotgun sequence DNA encodes the following proteins:
- the LOC117000427 gene encoding uncharacterized protein LOC117000427, with protein MATKSAKHLKVWGTILQLLKRGMEEKETMWAARKALGLDCYGRLPFTEEQETQVEKDELEIEPKQEGSDSEILTAQEEKGEEKQVQEEIMARVCLTCGIMKPMSEGSCLGCIKKAYPVTGKRLNPPQYPWDDLREAERKARSTQPAPSPAPLPSAPPQFVDPEEWLPGLAMKAPEDPLEMAAEIASPEAGRGADGQRWREREVLRPEKGNQWRAPDKHPDIAEEVEELSEQLAAAWGTEEGGDAAAVGSRKPGREPGRLGGTSRAGKAQVNDHQVQMNLQQLQQLVNEITAEVEKQKRLLRTRSPVPPSQTEPSGIKFTDWRLIADECILGGLTLRPIATAYPVKAVAGGGVEWVALEPKAVQHLAATIEAKGLGHPLTLTLLDSIHAGGLLP; from the coding sequence ATGGCTACCAAATCAGCCAAACATCTGAAAGTGTGGGGCACAAtcttgcagctgctgaagcggggtatggaggaaaaggagactaTGTGGGCGGCACGCAAGGCACTGGGGTTGGACTGCTACGGTCGCCTCCCGTtcactgaggagcaggaaaCGCAAGTAGAAAAAGATGAATTAGAAATAGAGCCAAAACAGGAAGGCTCGGACTCTGAAATTCTAacagcacaagaggaaaaaggggaagaaaagcaagtgcAGGAAGAGATAATGGCTCGGGTGTGCTTGACTTGTGGGATTATGAAACCAATGTCTGAAGGGTCGTGTCTGGGATGTATAAAGAAAGCATATCCGGTAACTGGAAAGAGGTTGAACCCTCCGCAGTACCCCTGGGACGATTTGCGGGAGGCAGAGCGTAAAGCACGGTCCACGCAGCCTGCTCCCTCGCCAGCTCCGTTGCCATCCGCGCCACCACAGTTTGTGGACCCAGAGGAATGGTTGCCTGGGCTAGCAATGAAAGCCCCGGAGGATCCGTTGGAGATGGCAGCAGAAATAGCCAGTCCGGAAGCTGGACGAGGAGCAGATGGGCAAAGATGGCGCGAGAGGGAAGTGCTGCGCCCAGAAAAGGGGAACCAGTGGCGGGCCCCTGATAAGCATCCTGACATTGCAGAGGAGGTTGAGGAGCTCTCCGAGCAGCTTGCGGCTGCGTGGGGGACAGAAGAGGGGGGAGACGCGGCAGCGGTCGGAAGCCGGAAACCGGGTCGGGAGCCTGGTCGGCTTGGGGGTACCTCTCGGGCCGGGAAGGCGCAAGTTAATGACCACCAAGTGCAGATGAACCTGCAGCAGTTACAGCAATTAGTTAATGAAATAACTGCAGAGGTAGAAAAGCAAAAGCGTCTGCTTCGAACCCGGTCTCCTGTACCACCCTCCCAAACAGAACCATCCGGGATAAAATTCACTGATTGGCGACTTATAGCAGATGAGTGCATATTGGGGGGTCTGACTTTGCGACCCATTGCTACCGCTTATCCTGTAAAGGCAGTAGCCGGGGGGGGAGTGGAATGGGTGGCCCTAGAGCCCAAAGCCGTACAGCACCTCGCGGCTACCATAGAGGCTAAAGGATTGGGCCATCCCCTCACATTGACATTGTTAGATAGCATTCATGCTGGGGGACTTTTGCCATAG